The Apium graveolens cultivar Ventura chromosome 6, ASM990537v1, whole genome shotgun sequence genome contains a region encoding:
- the LOC141663550 gene encoding large ribosomal subunit protein uL2my, C-terminal part-like produces the protein MAAIFRARKVSSTLFCNLLRTPMRSFSASSDAIATKSPSSIPMSNHAVCSLVLSTSTMHVGTKIHNISAGTSQSALTNPIFSLDISSQFGSCMPISMMRIGTLIHNIEMRPGEGGKLVRAAGTAAKILKEPSASKYCLIRLPSGREKLIDTSCRATIGTVSNPEHGTKRLRKAGHSRWLGRRPVVRGVAMNPVDHPHGGGEGKSKSSGGHGKVSRTPWGKPTKSGYKTGPLKRRK, from the exons ATGGCGGCAATTTTCAGGGCTCGCAAAGTTTCTTCAACCCTTTTCTGTAATTTACTTCGTACTCCAATGCGGTCGTTCAGCGCTTCTTCCG ATGCTATTGCTACAAAATCGCCTTCAAGTATCCCAATGTCCAATCATGCTGTATGTTCCCTTGTCTTGAGCACATCAACAATGCATGTTGGAACCAAGATCCACAACATCAGTGCAGGTACCTCACAGTCAGCTTTGACTAACCCAATATTCAGCCTTGACATAAGCTCACAATTCGGAAGTTGCATGCCTATTTCTATGATGCGAATCGGGACCCTTATCCACAACATCGAAATGAGACCTGGTGAAGGCGGGAAACTGGTGCGAGCAGCAGGCACTGCTGCGAAAATACTGAAGGAGCCGTCAGCATCTAAGTACTGTTTGATCAGATTGCCGTCAGGCAGAGAAAAATTAATTGATACAAGTTGTCGTGCAACAATAGGGACTGTATCAAACCCTGAACATGGGACGAAGAGACTGAGAAAGGCTGGTCACAGTCGATGGCTTGGGAGGAGGCCAGTGGTGAGAGGAGTGGCCATGAACCCTGTAGACCATCCTCATGGGGGAGGGGAAGGCAAGAGTAAAAGCAGTGGTGGTCATGGAAAGGTTTCAAGAACTCCGTGGGGAAAGCCTACTAAAAGTGGTTACAAGACCGGGCCTCTTAAAAGAAGGAAATAG
- the LOC141664089 gene encoding FACT complex subunit SPT16-like, whose translation MSEKNSNGAAGAYAINLDIFRKRLKMLYSHWNEHKDDMWGSSEVLTVATPPPSDDLRYLKSSALNIWLFGYEFPDTIMVFMKKQIHFLCSQKKASLLGVVKGAAKEAVSAEVVVHVKAKNDDGGALMDSIFRAVKAKSGSDGDAPVVGHIAKEAPEGNLLEKWTEKLQGENFMVTDISNGFSDLFAIKDIAEITNVKKAAYLTSAVMKLYVVPKLEQVIDEEKKVSHSSLMDDTEKAIVEPAKIKVKLKAENVDICYPPIFQSGGEFDLRPSATSNDHNLFYESTSVILCAIGSRYSSYCSNVARTFLIDANPLQSKAYGVLLKAQEAAINALKPGRTASASYQAALSIVEKEAPELAANLTRTAGTGIGLEFRESGLNLNAKNDRILKSGMVFNVSLGFQNLQTGTKHPKTQNISMLLADTVVIGESGPEVLTSMSSKAAKDVLYSLGDEEDEEEEKERPKAKSEANGADPNSFKTSLRSLNQESTKEELRRQHQAELARQKNEETARRLTGGDSGTVDSRGSVKSSGDIIAYKNVNDLPPSRGLVIQIDQKNEAILLPIYGSLVPFHVATVKSVTSQQDTSRTCYIRIIFNVPGTPFNPHDSNTLKFQGSIYVKELSFRSRDPRHSSEVVQLIKTLRRQVASRESERAERATLVSQEKLQVAGAKFKPIRLSDLWIRPVFGGRARKLSGSLEAHTNGFRYSTSRAEERVDVMYANIKHAFFQPAEKEMITLLHFHLHNHIMVGNKKTKDVQFYCEVMDATQTIGGGKRSAYDPDEIEEEQRERARKNKINLDFQNFVNRVNDLWGQPQFKSLVLEFDQPLRELGFHGVPHKSSAFIVPTSSCLVELIETPFVVISLSEIEIVNLERVGLGQKNFDMAIVFKDFKRDVFRIDSIPSSSLDGIKEWLDTTDIKYYESRLNMNWKTILKTITDDPQQFIDEGGWEFLNLEVSDSDSEKSQESDQGYEPSDVQSDSESEEDDSDSASLVESEEDEEEESEEVSEEEEGKTWDELEKEATNADRERGAESDSEEERNRRKSKALGKSRAPERRPSGGTSFSKRARFR comes from the coding sequence ATGAGCGAAAAGAATAGCAATGGTGCTGCAGGGGCTTATGCTATCAATCTTGATATCTTTAGAAAGAGATTGAAGATGCTGTATTCACATTGGAATGAACACAAGGATGATATGTGGGGTTCTTCTGAAGTTTTGACTGTAGCTACTCCTCCACCATCAGATGATTTGCGATATTTGAAGTCATCTGCGTTGAATATTTGGTTGTTTGGATATGAGTTTCCGGATACAATTATGGTGTTCATGAAGAAGCAGATTCATTTCTTGTGTAGCCAGAAGAAGGCATCTTTACTTGGAGTTGTGAAAGGAGCTGCAAAGGAGGCTGTGAGTGCTGAAGTTGTGGTGCATGTGAAGGCCAAGAATGATGATGGAGGTGCACTGATGGATAGTATATTCCGAGCTGTAAAGGCCAAGTCTGGCTCAGATGGTGATGCTCCTGTAGTTGGACACATAGCGAAAGAGGCTCCCGAAGGAAACCTACTGGAGAAATGGACTGAGAAGCTACAGGGTGAGAATTTTATGGTCACTGATATATCAAATGGGTTCTCAGATTTGTTTGCGATAAAGGATATTGCTGAGATTACAAATGTAAAAAAAGCTGCATATCTGACTTCAGCAGTAATGAAACTTTATGTAGTGCCAAAGCTGGAACAGGTCATTGATGAGGAGAAAAAGGTTTCACATTCATCATTAATGGATGATACAGAAAAGGCGATTGTTGAACCTGCCAAGATAAAGGTGAAgcttaaagcagaaaatgttgATATCTGCTATCCTCCAATATTTCAAAGTGGAGGTGAATTTGATCTCAGACCAAGTGCAACAAGCAATGATCATAACCTCTTCTATGAATCTACGAGTGTGATCTTGTGCGCAATTGGGTCTCGTTACAGTAGTTACTGCTCTAATGTTGCCAGGACTTTTCTAATAGATGCAAACCCATTACAGAGTAAAGCCTATGGAGTCCTCCTTAAAGCACAAGAAGCAGCCATCAATGCTTTGAAACCAGGGAGAACAGCTAGTGCTTCATATCAAGCAGCCCTTTCCATAGTCGAGAAGGAGGCACCTGAATTGGCTGCAAACTTGACTAGAACAGCGGGAACTGGAATTGGCCTCGAGTTTCGTGAGTCTGGCCTTAACCTCAATGCAAAGAACGATAGAATACTGAAATCAGGAATGGTGTTCAACGTGTCACTTGGTTTCCAGAATTTGCAGACAGGCACCAAACATCCGAAGACCCAAAACATTTCAATGCTGCTTGCCGATACTGTAGTTATTGGTGAAAGCGGTCCTGAAGTTTTGACTTCTATGAGCTCTAAAGCAGCGAAGGATGTGTTATACTCATTGGGTGATGAGGAggatgaagaagaagagaaggaACGGCCGAAGGCTAAATCGGAAGCAAATGGTGCCGACCCTAATTCCTTTAAGACCTCACTCAGGTCTTTAAATCAAGAAAGCACAAAGGAGGAGCTTCGGAGGCAGCATCAAGCAGAGCTTGCTCGCCAAAAGAACGAAGAAACAGCTAGAAGGCTTACTGGTGGAGACTCCGGGACAGTAGATAGCCGTGGTTCTGTGAAATCCTCTGGTGATATTATTGCCTACAAGAATGTTAATGATCTGCCTCCTTCAAGGGGCCTAGTCATTCAAATAGATCAGAAGAATGAGGCCATCCTACTGCCTATCTATGGTAGCTTGGTTCCTTTTCATGTTGCGACAGTCAAAAGTGTTACAAGCCAACAGGATACAAGTCGTACATGCTATATACGAATCATATTCAACGTACCTGGTACTCCTTTTAATCCACATGATTCCAACACTTTGAAATTTCAGGGATCCATATATGTCAAGGAACTTTCTTTTCGATCAAGGGACCCGAGGCACAGTAGTGAAGTGGTACAACTTATTAAAACTCTGCGCAGACAAGTTGCTTCTCGGGAATCAGAAAGAGCTGAGAGAGCTACTTTAGTCAGCCAAGAAAAACTTCAAGTCGCAGGCGCAAAATTCAAGCCAATAAGGTTGTCTGATCTGTGGATCCGTCCTGTATTTGGTGGCCGTGCACGAAAGCTTTCAGGTTCACTTGAAGCACACACGAATGGATTTCGATATTCAACATCACGGGCTGAAGAGCGTGTGGATGTCATGTATGCCAACATCAAACATGCATTTTTCCAGCCAGCTGAGAAGGAAATGATCACTCTACTTCACTTTCATCTGCACAACCACATTATGGTGGGAAACAAGAAAACAAAAGATGTTCAATTTTATTGTGAAGTGATGGATGCCACACAGACAATAGGAGGTGGGAAGAGATCTGCCTATGACCCTGATGAGATTGAGGAAGAACAGCGAGAGAGAGCTcggaaaaataaaattaatttggaCTTTCAGAACTTCGTGAACCGTGTTAATGATTTATGGGGGCAGCCTCAATTTAAATCACTGGTATTGGAGTTTGATCAGCCATTGAGAGAGCTTGGATTCCACGGGGTACCTCACAAATCCTCTGCCTTTATTGTTCCAACTTCTAGCTGCCTAGTTGAGCTAATTGAGACACCATTTGTGGTGATTTCATTGAGTGAGATTGAAATTGTCAATTTGGAAAGGGTTGGACTGGGACAGAAAAACTTTGACATGGCAATTGTTTTTAAGGACTTTAAGCGGGATGTCTTTCGTATTGATTCAATCCCTTCATCTTCACTGGATGGCATCAAGGAGTGGCTTGATACAACAGACATCAAGTACTATGAGAGCAGGCTAAATATGAACTGGAAAACAATATTGAAAACTATCACTGATGATCCACAGCAATTTATAGATGAGGGTGGCTGGGAATTTTTGAACTTAGAGGTTAGTGATTCGGATTCAGAGAAATCACAGGAGTCAGACCAGGGTTATGAGCCTTCTGATGTGCAATCTGACTCAGAGTCGGAGGAAGATGATAGTGACAGTGCATCATTGGTGGAGTCAGAGGAGGATGAGGAAGAGGAATCTGAAGAGGTATCAGAAGAGGAAGAAGGAAAAACGTGGGACGAGTTGGAGAAGGAAGCAACCAATGCAGACAGAGAAAGAGGAGCTGAATCAGACAGCGAGGAGGAGAGGAATAGAAGAAAGTCAAAAGCTCTCGGTAAATCCAGGGCACCTGAGAGGAGACCTTCTGGTGGCACAAGTTTCTCGAAGAGGGCCAGATTTAGGTGA